Part of the Thermococcus sp. 18S1 genome, AGTTCTAGTCGGAGGTTTCACTTATCAAACCAGTAAAAAGAAAGCAGAAAGAAAACGCAAGATAGAAAAGATAAATTCAATATTAAATGAATTAACTGCGTTATCTCCAGTCAGAGCATATCCCAAATTACAAGAAGCTCTCCAAATAGCCAAAGAAATTTCAGATGAGAATCTACAAAGAAACATTAAGTCAAAACTCCGAGATACTGAAGAGAAAATTAAGCAGAAAATTGCAAGTAGAAAGCAAAATGCACAGATATTCGAAGAGAATGAAGAATATGACAAGGCACTAAAGGAGTACAAGGCAATTTTGGAGTTATCTAGGATTTTAGGGACAGAAACAGCAGAGATTAAAAAGAAAATTGAAGAAATCGAAATAAAACTCAAAAAGGAAGAGGCTAAACATCAAATTAACCAACATATTACAGAAGGCACTAGGTATCTCAAACAAGGGAGTTACGATAACGCATTTAGGAAATATCTTCAGGCACTAACATTAGCAAAAGAGAACGGGTTACCTATAAAAGAAAGAGAGATAATCAGCCTAATCAGCAAGCTTCAACTCGAAGTAGAAGATCTAGCTAAAGATTTAGTTGCTAAAAAAGACTATCTTGGGGCATTATCTTCTCTTAAGTTAGCTCTTGAAATTAGAAAACAATTAGGTTTAGATACTCAAGACATAGAAAGAAAAATAGAGGGCGTCAAAGAACTAATAAAAGAACACAAGACGAAAATTTCTCCAAAATCAGCTACGACTTTCCAACCTAAACCCAAGCATATTCCTTACTTCCCCCCCGAGCTCCTCAACAAATACGAGTCCCTTGAGTTCCTCGGCGAAGGCGGCTTCGCCAAGGTATTCAAGGTCAGACGCAAGAAAGACGGCAAAATCATAGCCCTCAAGGTCTCCCGCCTGGACGAGAAGGCCAAGAAGTTCTTCCTTAAGGAGGTCAGGGCCTGGCGCCTGCTCGACCACCCAAACATAGTGAAGCTCTACAACGCCTTCGACGAGCCTTTACCCCACCTCGAGATAGAGTTTGTGGACGGAATCCAGCTTGACGGCGAGGTTATCCGCGATCTCGGAAAATACCTGAAGCCAGTGGACGAAGAAACCGCATTGGCACTCGTCAGAGGCATTGCCGAGGGCCTCAAGCACGCCCACAGCAAGCAGGTTTACCACCGCGACCTTAAGCCCCAGAACGTCCTCATAACCTCCAGCCTGACACCGAAGATAACAGACTGGGGACTGGCCAAAGTCGGCGCGGTTTCCACAACGGCAACAACTACAAAGGGTCTAACGCTCCTCTACGCAGCCCCGGAACAGCTCGACGACGAGACCTACGGCCACACCGACCAAAGGACGGACATCTACCAGCTCGGTCTCATCTTCTACGAACTCCTGACGGGCAAACTCCCATATCAGGGGACTTCTCCTGCCGTTGTCATGGCCAAGGTGATAAACCCGGCCGTAAAGCCCAAACCTCCGAGCCACTTCAACAAGGCCTTGGCCAAATACGACGGCATTTTCGAGAAGCTCCTCGCGAAGAGAAAGGAAGACCGCTACCAGAGCGTCGAGGAGTTCCTTCACGACCTTAAGCTGATGAAGAAGCTCGACGAGGAGAGGAAAGCCCTTGAGAAGGAAATAGAGAAGACAAAAACCACGATGAGCATGACGACCGACAGTAAGGAGTTCAAAAAGCTCATGCGCCAGCTCGTGGGACAGCTGAGCAGGAACGCTTTACTCCACGCTCAGCTCAACGACAAAGCCGGCCTGATCAACGCACTGGAGGACTTAAAGGCCTTCACTAAAGAGCACAGAGATGAAATTGAGAACGCCATAAACCAGTTCGAGCTGATGATGCGTGAGAGTGTTCCGATAAGCAAGTCCACGCTTGACGAGCTGAAGGTTCTCCTCCACAAGGTGCAGAAGGAGGTGGAAAAATGAAGAGAGTTTTTGTTAAAGTGGCTATTGTTTTAGTATTAGTATTTTTGTTAGGAAGATACCCCTCACTAGTGGTGGCAGGATTAGGCTCTCCAGAACTTAGCGTGTCTATTGAGATATCGCCCAGTAGCACATTAGAATGGGGAGATACTGCAACTTTAACTGTAACTGTGCGAGAAATTGGAGGCAAAGATTGGGCAAATGATGTTATAGTAACTCCCGTAGTTCCAGAGGGAAGTAAGATTGTTATATCACCATCAGTCTCACAACCAAAAGATATAGATAGGAACGGATTCGCAACTTTTACGTTTATAGTGAGGGTCCCTGAATATGAGGAACCTGGAACAAAGAGGATCACTATAAATGTTGAATATGGAGATACCGGAGCAGGTGACATAGGGGAATGGCGTTACAACATCACAAAATACGTTTATCTAACCGTTAAAAAGCCTCCAGCAACGCTAATAATAAAAACAACGCCGGAAGGAGCTTCAGTATATATTAATGATGTCTACAAAGGAATAACTCCCCTCAGCATTACTTTAGAAGAAGGCACTTATGATTTAAAGCTTAAAAAAGATGGTTATGAAACACTCCAAGAAACTATAACATTATATCCTGGTAAGACAACTACTGTAACACGAGAACTCAAACCACTTCCAACTTCTCTACCAGGAACCAGTACGAGAATAGAAGCAGATATCCCCAGTTCATCTTCCTCAGGGGTAGAGACTATGAAACTTATAGGGGGAGGTATAATCATAATTATTGGAGCATTATTAACAGTGAAACTGAAGAAAAAACAAGCAATACATAACAAAGAGTCAGCCGTTAAGGCAAAAGAACTCTTTCCCGCGGAACTCTTAAAGAAGTATACCCCTCTCGAATTCCTTGGTGAAGGCGGATTTGCAAAAGTATTCAAAGTCAAGCGCAAGAGTGATGGAAAGATAGTGGCTGTTAAAATCCCACACATAGACGAAAAGACAAGTAAATCGTTCATTAGGGAAGTTAGTTCATGGCTACACTTGGATCATCCAAACATAGTAAGGTTGTATGAAGTTGACATACTTCCAATCCCCCACCTAGAAATGGAATACATAGAAGGTGTGCAATACAATGGTAAGACTATACGTTCTCTTGAGGAATATCCAAAACCTGCCGATGATGAACTTGCAGTTAAACTTGTTAAGGGAGTCGCTCAGGGAGTTAAACACGCTCACTCCAAGGGTATTCTCCATCGTGATATAAAGCCTCTAAACATATTGCTAAAGCATGACATGACTCCAAAACTCACAGACTGGGGACTTTCAAAGATAGGTATCACCACATCATCTAAAACTGCCGCTGGATATTCCCCCCTCTATGCTGCTCCAGAACAATTATTGCCTAGTAAATATGGACACACCGACCAAAGAACCGATTTATATCAATTAGGAGCAGTTTTGTATGAACTGCTAACCGGTGAACCTCCCTATAGTGGATACTCAAGAGACGAGCTGATAGGGAAAATAACAGATCCAGATTATCTTCCAAAAAAACCAAGTGATTACAATAGTAACCTGTATATTTTTGACAAGTTTTTCAAAAAAGCCCTAGCTAAGAGGAAAGAGGACAGATTTTCAAATGTAGATGAGTTCATCAAAGCTCTCGAAAATCTCGAAAAGGTAATTAAGGAAAGAAAAGAGCTCAAAGAAACTATCAAAGAACTAAAGAAAAATCTCAGCAAGAGTCAGCTAGAACTAAAGCAGAGCAAGACACCAAAAGAACAAGTAACTAAGACCCTTGAGATCGTTGATTTATACCACAAATTAGCATTGGCATATTGCAACTTAAACTCTCAACAAGAACTGCTTGATGTGTTAATCAATTTGAGGTATTATGTAAAAAGCGAGGAGCTCAAGAGAGACTTAGATAGGGCCATAGGGTATCTAAAATATTACATCTCAGAGCACCTGCTGATTAGCCAAGAATTCACAGAGAAACTGAATGAATTATTTTCTCATATCAAAGCTGAGATCAGAGGTGAAACGTCATGAAAAAAACAGCATTATTCTTTTTGGTTCTCTTTATAAATTGCTTGCTTACCGGCATATTAGTATATGGAGCCAGTATTGAGATAGTTACTTATCCAAAAAATGCCAGTGTCTACATTGACGGAGATTATAAAGGAACGACCCCCCTGAACGTAACGATCAGTCAAATAATGATAACAAAACGCGTAATAAATGTTACTATAAAAAAAGAAGGATATCTCCCATATACCACTTCCATGTTTATCCCATCAACTTTATATTTTATAGAACTCAATTTGACTCTTGCTCCTCTCAATGGGACTATCATCATAAACTCAGATCCAATTGGAGCCATTGTTCAAATTAATGGAGAATATAAAGGGAAAACCCCCCTAAGTCTAACTCTCCCGCCTGGAGAATACAACATAACATTGTCCTCTGAAGGCTATTATCCTAACTCTGCTGTTATAGGACTTCCCCCCAATGAAACAAAAAATCTTTCTGTGAAACTCATTCAGAGAATGGGGCTCCTTATAATAAACTCGTCTCCAACTAACGCCTTTGTCATCATTAATGGAACTCAGCAAGAATGTAGAACCCCCTGTAACATAACACTTAAACCCGGAGTTTACACAATCAACGTCACCGATGGAAACGCTCAAAATAACACCATGATAACTCTGAAGCCAGACGAAACCGTGAGCGTTACTCTGACTCTCCAGGAGGAGCCTAGCACCACCCTCATTCCAATACTCGGGATGCTTTTGATTGTAGGAGCTGGAGCAGGAGCATACATTTATCGCTCCAGTCGTCCCAATAAAAAAATGGAAGGAAAAATCAAAACCAGAAAAACGAACTCATCTATCGAAATGAATGCTGGAAAAGCCTTTGGCATAAGTCACATCGGTGCGAGGAACAATAACGAGGACAACCTGCTCATCCTCAAGCTCTTCGATGCTTACCTTCTCGCGGTGGCAGATGGCCTCGGCGGCCACAACGCCGGTGAAGTCGCCTCCCAGATGGCAGTAGACACCCTCAAGGAAGTCTTTGGACAGGAATACCGGAAAGGAATGAATGATAAAGAGGTTAAGGGACTCCTAGGAAAAGCCCACGAGCTTGCTCACAAGAGGATAAAGGAGAACGCAGTCGGCGAGAGGGAGGGAATGGGAACCACTCTGGTCACCGCCTTCGTAAGGGACGGTAAGGCCATCATAGCCAACACCGGGGACAGCAGAGCGTATCTGATAAGGAACGGAAGAATCATCGCCAGGACGAAGGACCACTCACTTGTTCAGGAGATGCTCGATAAGGGTGAGATAACCCCCGCTGAGGCAATGAGACATCCGATGCGGAACATCATCACAAAAGCTCTGGGTGTAGACTTCGGCGTTGACTTCTACGAATGGGAGATTGAGGGAGGAGACATTCTCCTGCTCAGCTCCGACGGGCTTCATGACTACGTGGACGAAGAGAAAATAGTCGAAATTGTCTCGCGGGATGGGAGTACGGAGGAGATAATTAGATGGCTGATTGAAGAGGCCCTGCCCGTCACAAGGGACAACGTGACGGTGGTGGTGTGGAAATGAAGAATAGAGTTTCGTACTTTACTGAGGGACATTTGAGAAAACTCATGACGCTTCTTTTTGTAAGTGTATTAGTTCTCACAGTTAACCCCGATTTCGTTCGGGGCAATACTATGAATCCTACATGGACATACGTTACGGATAGGGCAGTACGCGAAATAGGAATGCCTGAGGATGGAAGTTTCGTAATAGTTGGAACCTCCACTTCAGAAGACGGGATGCTGTATAAATTCAATTCCAATGGCAATATGGAATGGAACTATCATTTGCCCAGCAGACTAGATAGTATGTCGATATCTCCAGACGGAAACTACATAGTAGCTGGAACAAAAGGTGGACTGCACATATTGGATGAAGAGGGGAATCTAATCAGGAAAGTAATTCCACCAAGTATCGCGGGCTCTCCAGAAAACACATTCCATGCGGTAACCATTTCCCCTCTTGGCAACTATGTTGCTACAGAATGCAATGGGGTCATAATACTTTATGATACGAACGGCAGTCTTCTCTGGGCATATTCGGACATCGTAGGATATGTCTCATCGGAGGGTATTGGATTTTCAAAGGACGAAAAATACCTGGCGGTAGGATTTTATGACCTGGGGGTTTATCTATTCAACATACACGGTGAGTTACTGTGGAAATTCACAAAATTACCCCAAAACATCCGTGTTGTGACATTTGTATCGGACAATTATATCGCAGTAGGGACCTCCACGTCTGATTACTCCTCTGGTAGCGTCTATCTCTTTGATATAAATGGAAATATAATATGGAAATACACGACAGACGGTGGAGTCTCAAGTATCTCGACGAGCCAGGATGGTAACTACATTGTCGCCAGTACCGGAAAAAGCGGAGTAGGGATGATATACCTGTTCACAAAAGAGGGAAAGCTGATATGGGCCTATAATACAGGCAATCCTGTAAATAGGGTGTTGGTGAGCAACAACGGAAGTTATATTATCTCCGTAGGGGGCAGTGGTGTCTATAGGTTCAACCGGCAGGGTGATGTATTGTCCTCGTATCGTACTGGTAGCGCTCTTTTTAAGATTGCTGCTTCTAGGGATCTGAATGTCGCTGTGTTTGGAGGCCTTTACAAACTTTATTTCGTCAACTTCTCAAATGAATCTGCACCCGCAGTGTTGAAGATAGAGACCAGTCCATCAGGCTCTGAGGTGTACCTGAATGGAAAGTACTTGGGAACTGCCCCCCTAAATATCTCACTTCAGCCGGGGACATATACCCTAAAGATAACCAAAAATGGCTACTCCGATTACGTTTCTTCTATAACCCTCGCCAGCGGAGAAACGAAGATAATCTCCGCAACATTAAACAGAAATACAGGCTATCTTAGCGTGAACTCATCCCCTTCTGGAGCAAAGGTGTATCTTGATGGAAGATACATTGGTACGACCCCACTGGAAAGTTACATGCTGCCACCTGGGGAATACACACTCAAGATAGTTGCGGACAACCATGAGACGTACAGCAGAAATGTCAGTATCGAAGAAGGCAAAAAGGTAACTATTCGCGCAAATCTTACCCCCCTTCAACCGGCTATCCTGCAATCCAAAACGTCAGCAATCCAAATTACAACGGCTACTCATTCCACTACAAATATCACTTCCCCTATCAAGGAGACTTCAACGCCGGTAACTCCAACCGCAACTACCCCATCATACACCATGTACGTTTTTGGACTCCTGGCTTTATTTGTAGTTGGGGCTCTTACTATCGCAAAATCAAAGGGTAAACCAGTCGTCCCCATGACATCTTCTACTTCCACAAAGTCTCCGTTAAATAGTACCTCAATCGCTAAAGAGGAAACAAACTCCCAAAGAGCTCCAAGGCCAGATTCTTACACTTTACAAAAGATTCCTCACTTCCCACAGGAACTGCTCAACAAGTACGAGCCTCTGGAACTCCTTGGGGAGGGAGGTTTTGCAAGGGTTTACAAAGTCAAGCGCAGGAATGACGGTAAAATTGTCGCCCTCAAGATACCAAGGATGGATGAGAAAACGAGCAAGAACTTCATAAAGGAAGTCTCTGCCTGGCTTCACCTCAACCATCCCAATATAGTCCGGCTCCACGATACAGACATTCTCCCGGTCCCGTATCTTGAGATGGAGTTTGTTGAGGGTGTTGAGGTTGGGGGGAAACTTGTCAGAGACCTCGGAGTTTATCCAAAGCCGATGGACGAGAAAACTGCCCGGGAGCTCATTAAGGGGATAGCTAGGGGCCTAGCCCACGCGCATTCAAAGGGTATATACCATCGCGATCTGAAGCCTCAGAACGTTCTTCTCAAGGCAGACCTAACACCCAAAATAACCGACTGGGGACTATCAAAACTCGAAACGTCAAGTTCTAGCATAAGTGTCATTGGATATACCCCACTCTACGCCGCTCCAGAACACTTGATGCCGAGTAAATATGGACACACAGACCATAGAACAGATATCTGGCAGCTTGGAGTTACGTTCTATGAACTGCTAACTGGCAAACTGCCCTTCGAAGGATATACCCATGAGGAGATCTTTGGAAAAATAATAGATGAGGAGTACAGATTCACACCACCTTCAAGAATTGACCCGAAGCTTGCTAAGTACGATGAAATCTTCGAGAAGCTCTTGGCAAAGAGAAAAGAGAAACGTTACGGAAGTATTGCCGAATTCCTAGCTGATTTGAGGAGACTTGATGAGATAGAAGCAAAAAAGGAGAATCTCGAAAGAGAAATCCTGGAACTGAAAAAAACCCTAGTTAAGAGCGTTGAAGACCTCAAAAAGAGCAGGAACGTAGAGGAAACAGTAAAGCACAAACAACTCGTTGTTGAGACTCTCGGCAAGCTGGCTATCGCCTATGCAGAACTTAACAAAAAGGCTGAGCTTCTCAATACGCTTAGTGACCTCAAGTTCTACACGATCCATAACCTCTCGGACCTCATGAACGCCATTGAGAGCGTCGAGATGATGGTCCGGGAGAATCTCCCAGTTGGAGACGAGTTCATAGAGCGCCTCAAGGTTTTGGTTCACAGAATACGGAGGGAAAATGAAGCCGGAGGCACCGGTAATAGAAGGGTGTGAACGGGTGGTAGCCATGAAGTGGAGGACGGCTTTCATCATCGGGATCGTTTTGATATCGCTCCTGGGAACGGCTCATGCGAAGGCCTCGGCACCGCAGATAACACCGGAATGGACGTACAAAGTCAATACCGAGGTTCACGCTATCAAAGTGGGACCAAACGGCCAGTACGTGGTAGCTGGAGGCAAGAACGGGAGGATATACTACTTCAGCTGGGATGGGAGGCCGATATGGGACTACCTGACCGGGGGCTTCATAGCGTCCCTTGACATAGCCAAGGATGGCAAGAACATCGTGGCCGCGGTTGGCTACGACACGAACAGGGACGGTTCCCCAGAGTACGGGAAGATAATCTACCTGGACGACAGAAAGCACGTGCTCTGGACATACACTTCGCAGACCAAAGAATTCTTCTCCTCAGTGTCTGCGGGCCAGGACAGGATATACGTCGGGAGCGAGGGGAAGATAATACGCTTCAGCTACACCGGCTCGAGGATATCCACGAACCTCGTAGGCGTTGACCTGCCCGAAGTGGACACCTACGGAAACTACCTGGTGGTGTCGCACTCCCCCTGGTTCTATCGGAGGGACGACAACGAGTACAGCAAACTTTTCCTATTCTCAGGGACGTTTCTGAAGTCCACCAGGGAATTCGACGATGCCGTCGTGGGCACGGCCATATCGGAGAAGTACTACGCCGCTGTGACCGGACTTCACCTTGATCCCAGCGGAAAGTGGGCCGGCTCAGAGGACTACTACGTTTATCTCTACCGGCTCTCTGGAGAGTTCGTGTGGAGGTACAAGCTGGACGCGCCGGCCTTCGACGTTGATATTGCCCCAACGGGCAGGGTAATCGCGGTGGGCGACACGGGAGGGAACGTCTACGTCTTCAACGAGAACGGCTACCTGCTCTGGAAGGAAAACCTTGGTTCTCCGGTCTACGCAGTGGCACTCTCTCAGGACGGGAATTACCTGGCGGTTGGAACCAAGGACGGCACGGTTGCGCTCTATCGGGTTCCGGGAGTGATCCAGATACTGACCGACCCCAGTGACGCTAGGGTGTACCTGATGGAGAACGGTGCGTACACCGAGATAGGGGAAACTCCTATGGCATTCACAGTCCTCCCAGGAACCTACACGGTAAAGGTCACGAGGGAGTACTACCACACGAAGGTCGTCGAGGTGAGCGTTTCTTCCGGTGATGTCCTCAAAGAGTACATCTCCCTGACGCTGGCCAACGGTACGATAAACGTCTACTCCAACGTCGATGGTGCTCAGGTTGTCATAGATGGGATACCCGTGGGCAAGACGCCCCTTCTGAACTACACGATTCCCGCAGGGAACCACAACGTCACGGTGAGGGCCGACGGGTTCTGCGGGGAGTACCGGGAAGAGGTGTCAATAAACTCGCCCGCACCTGTGTCAGTGGCGGCCCGTCTGGAACCCTGTCCTGCGAAGCTCGAAATAAACGAACCCTCCGGGGCGGAGGTTTATGTGGACGGGACCTACTACGGAACCGCACCGACGTCTATCTCCATTCAGCCGGGAAGCTATGCAGTGGTGCTCAAAAAGGAGGGGAAGAAGGACTACACCACCACGGTCTCATTGCGTCCGGGTGAGACAAGGGAACTAACGCCGGACATGCAGATAGATCCGGTTTACTACGGCATCAGGGTGGCGGCAGGTATAGCCGTCCTGATAGTGTTGCTCATTCTAGTTATGACATACAGGAAGTACAACTTCAGAAAGAGCTACAAAGAGTTACTGGCCACGATAGACTCCGTGAGGAGGGAAAACATCCCCGAAGAAGCCAGTGAGATACTAAACGGATTGGAGGGAAAAAGAACAGCGATAGAAGAAGCCTACCGCAGGGGAGACAGAGGCAGTCTCTCAAGACTCAGGGAGGAGGTTGCTGCCGAGGTAGCACGTATCAAAGAACTGAAAGGCCAATACCGGAGTATGAAAGATAGGATCAGCAGGGACATTATGAGCCTGCTGAACCAGCCAGCAGCGGGAACGCCTTCAGAGGGGGGTGGGAGCAATGAGAAGTAATACCGTCCCCCGTTGGAGAAATAACAACGTTAATAAGTACTTTGCCCTAATAAAAGCGGGTGTTATGCCCCGCGTTGGGGGTGTTGGGGTTGGGCAGGATAGCTGACCTGAGGGAGATCGAGTCGTATCTCCCGAAAATTTCAAATTACATGACGCTTGGATTACCCGGCTCGAACATCGAGCAGGCTAAGGATTATCTTCAGAACGCGTTAAACGCGCTGAACGCCGATGACACTGGTACCGCGCTTGAGATGGTCAAAAAAGCCCTGATAGCAGCCCTTCCAGATAGGGATTTCCTTCTAAGCAACGCCCTCCGTCTGAGGCATGACGGAGAGAAGCTTCTAAAGGCGAGGAACTTTGAGGAGGCAATATCAAAGTTCGCAGAGTCGCTGGAGAAATATCACCAGGCCCTTACTGTTCTGGAGGTCGAAGATGGTACCCAAGAGGAGCTGATCCAGAAGCTCAGGAACACCATAGAGACCACCGAGAACCTGAGGAAGATAGCCAACTTCAGGAGGATATACCAGAAGATAAAGGACGCTCAAACCGAGCAGGAACTCTGGGATGCGATTAGGGAGCTTGAAGTTGTTGAGGTTCCGATGGAGGACGACAGGTTCGACGCCCTCATAGTCGCCCACAGGAAGATAATAATGCTCCAGCTCCAGGCGGTAGCGGACATGATGATAGAGGCCGCAGAGATGTACAGGAAGGAGGACTGGTTCTCCGCCAAGAAGAGCCTCGAGAGCGCGAAGAAAGTCCTGGAGAACCTCCTGGAAATGGCAAAGAAGCACGACCTGGTAGAGGAAGTCGCAATGATAAACGAGCTGATAAAAGCCTGTGACAGTAACCTCTACGGAATCACCGAACTCCTCTACACAGGAGAGGTCCCCAAGGGCTGGCGCCTCCAGATCCCGGACAAGGACAGCTTCGTCCTCCAGGAGGAAGTCGTCGAGGAGGAGACATTCGACCTGTCGGTGAACTTCGAGACAAGACTGGAG contains:
- a CDS encoding PEGA domain-containing protein; protein product: MKKTALFFLVLFINCLLTGILVYGASIEIVTYPKNASVYIDGDYKGTTPLNVTISQIMITKRVINVTIKKEGYLPYTTSMFIPSTLYFIELNLTLAPLNGTIIINSDPIGAIVQINGEYKGKTPLSLTLPPGEYNITLSSEGYYPNSAVIGLPPNETKNLSVKLIQRMGLLIINSSPTNAFVIINGTQQECRTPCNITLKPGVYTINVTDGNAQNNTMITLKPDETVSVTLTLQEEPSTTLIPILGMLLIVGAGAGAYIYRSSRPNKKMEGKIKTRKTNSSIEMNAGKAFGISHIGARNNNEDNLLILKLFDAYLLAVADGLGGHNAGEVASQMAVDTLKEVFGQEYRKGMNDKEVKGLLGKAHELAHKRIKENAVGEREGMGTTLVTAFVRDGKAIIANTGDSRAYLIRNGRIIARTKDHSLVQEMLDKGEITPAEAMRHPMRNIITKALGVDFGVDFYEWEIEGGDILLLSSDGLHDYVDEEKIVEIVSRDGSTEEIIRWLIEEALPVTRDNVTVVVWK
- a CDS encoding protein kinase encodes the protein MGILIILWLIIGGMLLSAPIGFAKETRPMGSIIWKADLQSVLEGSAHDYKLKVFGNDKYIVLVADNKLLVFNSTHGLLWVKTHDCGEDLNTVFVDGTEDGRVVLTCGPQKTYLYDPQGNIIARFNFGGSVSVGGNVIYIASLSDDVVYRVSFDGKILSTIPIKGSLSYYGISVLSLKTGVVGFLIRVSDEKHEFLTFFDDLTKRSSISFDIGQDSFIVDASFKYGDFLAASASAYEKHGTIYYDGRKVELNDRILQVDEDYKYIVALGEKKIYVFDKKTLEQIFSYSLPETEAILKPYYGSYEEKNIALVNNYLILTYDWKIYIFDINSKKLVAKYAIGGYRGTVAGGYDIAAVFNSAELYVIIPWAKDYVELYKDGSLAGIKYRTPDYMQEILAEYVIGNISLGKQGLWHEGFNLTGADWNGWDETSKAISELSSKNYDEALATALLMHDRAREIFDNYLETLKIWKEMCSVASKYREVKFPEGGCSHKIWTKLQELFNNGNYEEARGYIWTYYRYTINATIRKYNNAKEEIQKANDAIQKYKSKFDMSKAEAFLAKANEQFSQGEYDKAYEFAEKAYSYAIDVDQDGSSNDKDFAPTVNNMFIYGAIVGAVLVGGFTYQTSKKKAERKRKIEKINSILNELTALSPVRAYPKLQEALQIAKEISDENLQRNIKSKLRDTEEKIKQKIASRKQNAQIFEENEEYDKALKEYKAILELSRILGTETAEIKKKIEEIEIKLKKEEAKHQINQHITEGTRYLKQGSYDNAFRKYLQALTLAKENGLPIKEREIISLISKLQLEVEDLAKDLVAKKDYLGALSSLKLALEIRKQLGLDTQDIERKIEGVKELIKEHKTKISPKSATTFQPKPKHIPYFPPELLNKYESLEFLGEGGFAKVFKVRRKKDGKIIALKVSRLDEKAKKFFLKEVRAWRLLDHPNIVKLYNAFDEPLPHLEIEFVDGIQLDGEVIRDLGKYLKPVDEETALALVRGIAEGLKHAHSKQVYHRDLKPQNVLITSSLTPKITDWGLAKVGAVSTTATTTKGLTLLYAAPEQLDDETYGHTDQRTDIYQLGLIFYELLTGKLPYQGTSPAVVMAKVINPAVKPKPPSHFNKALAKYDGIFEKLLAKRKEDRYQSVEEFLHDLKLMKKLDEERKALEKEIEKTKTTMSMTTDSKEFKKLMRQLVGQLSRNALLHAQLNDKAGLINALEDLKAFTKEHRDEIENAINQFELMMRESVPISKSTLDELKVLLHKVQKEVEK
- a CDS encoding PEGA domain-containing protein codes for the protein MKWRTAFIIGIVLISLLGTAHAKASAPQITPEWTYKVNTEVHAIKVGPNGQYVVAGGKNGRIYYFSWDGRPIWDYLTGGFIASLDIAKDGKNIVAAVGYDTNRDGSPEYGKIIYLDDRKHVLWTYTSQTKEFFSSVSAGQDRIYVGSEGKIIRFSYTGSRISTNLVGVDLPEVDTYGNYLVVSHSPWFYRRDDNEYSKLFLFSGTFLKSTREFDDAVVGTAISEKYYAAVTGLHLDPSGKWAGSEDYYVYLYRLSGEFVWRYKLDAPAFDVDIAPTGRVIAVGDTGGNVYVFNENGYLLWKENLGSPVYAVALSQDGNYLAVGTKDGTVALYRVPGVIQILTDPSDARVYLMENGAYTEIGETPMAFTVLPGTYTVKVTREYYHTKVVEVSVSSGDVLKEYISLTLANGTINVYSNVDGAQVVIDGIPVGKTPLLNYTIPAGNHNVTVRADGFCGEYREEVSINSPAPVSVAARLEPCPAKLEINEPSGAEVYVDGTYYGTAPTSISIQPGSYAVVLKKEGKKDYTTTVSLRPGETRELTPDMQIDPVYYGIRVAAGIAVLIVLLILVMTYRKYNFRKSYKELLATIDSVRRENIPEEASEILNGLEGKRTAIEEAYRRGDRGSLSRLREEVAAEVARIKELKGQYRSMKDRISRDIMSLLNQPAAGTPSEGGGSNEK
- a CDS encoding DUF5711 family protein, coding for MKNRVSYFTEGHLRKLMTLLFVSVLVLTVNPDFVRGNTMNPTWTYVTDRAVREIGMPEDGSFVIVGTSTSEDGMLYKFNSNGNMEWNYHLPSRLDSMSISPDGNYIVAGTKGGLHILDEEGNLIRKVIPPSIAGSPENTFHAVTISPLGNYVATECNGVIILYDTNGSLLWAYSDIVGYVSSEGIGFSKDEKYLAVGFYDLGVYLFNIHGELLWKFTKLPQNIRVVTFVSDNYIAVGTSTSDYSSGSVYLFDINGNIIWKYTTDGGVSSISTSQDGNYIVASTGKSGVGMIYLFTKEGKLIWAYNTGNPVNRVLVSNNGSYIISVGGSGVYRFNRQGDVLSSYRTGSALFKIAASRDLNVAVFGGLYKLYFVNFSNESAPAVLKIETSPSGSEVYLNGKYLGTAPLNISLQPGTYTLKITKNGYSDYVSSITLASGETKIISATLNRNTGYLSVNSSPSGAKVYLDGRYIGTTPLESYMLPPGEYTLKIVADNHETYSRNVSIEEGKKVTIRANLTPLQPAILQSKTSAIQITTATHSTTNITSPIKETSTPVTPTATTPSYTMYVFGLLALFVVGALTIAKSKGKPVVPMTSSTSTKSPLNSTSIAKEETNSQRAPRPDSYTLQKIPHFPQELLNKYEPLELLGEGGFARVYKVKRRNDGKIVALKIPRMDEKTSKNFIKEVSAWLHLNHPNIVRLHDTDILPVPYLEMEFVEGVEVGGKLVRDLGVYPKPMDEKTARELIKGIARGLAHAHSKGIYHRDLKPQNVLLKADLTPKITDWGLSKLETSSSSISVIGYTPLYAAPEHLMPSKYGHTDHRTDIWQLGVTFYELLTGKLPFEGYTHEEIFGKIIDEEYRFTPPSRIDPKLAKYDEIFEKLLAKRKEKRYGSIAEFLADLRRLDEIEAKKENLEREILELKKTLVKSVEDLKKSRNVEETVKHKQLVVETLGKLAIAYAELNKKAELLNTLSDLKFYTIHNLSDLMNAIESVEMMVRENLPVGDEFIERLKVLVHRIRRENEAGGTGNRRV
- a CDS encoding protein kinase codes for the protein MKRVFVKVAIVLVLVFLLGRYPSLVVAGLGSPELSVSIEISPSSTLEWGDTATLTVTVREIGGKDWANDVIVTPVVPEGSKIVISPSVSQPKDIDRNGFATFTFIVRVPEYEEPGTKRITINVEYGDTGAGDIGEWRYNITKYVYLTVKKPPATLIIKTTPEGASVYINDVYKGITPLSITLEEGTYDLKLKKDGYETLQETITLYPGKTTTVTRELKPLPTSLPGTSTRIEADIPSSSSSGVETMKLIGGGIIIIIGALLTVKLKKKQAIHNKESAVKAKELFPAELLKKYTPLEFLGEGGFAKVFKVKRKSDGKIVAVKIPHIDEKTSKSFIREVSSWLHLDHPNIVRLYEVDILPIPHLEMEYIEGVQYNGKTIRSLEEYPKPADDELAVKLVKGVAQGVKHAHSKGILHRDIKPLNILLKHDMTPKLTDWGLSKIGITTSSKTAAGYSPLYAAPEQLLPSKYGHTDQRTDLYQLGAVLYELLTGEPPYSGYSRDELIGKITDPDYLPKKPSDYNSNLYIFDKFFKKALAKRKEDRFSNVDEFIKALENLEKVIKERKELKETIKELKKNLSKSQLELKQSKTPKEQVTKTLEIVDLYHKLALAYCNLNSQQELLDVLINLRYYVKSEELKRDLDRAIGYLKYYISEHLLISQEFTEKLNELFSHIKAEIRGETS